The genomic DNA CTGGACGTGTGGGAACACGCCTATTACCTGAAGTACCAGAACCGCCGTCCGGACTACATCTCGGCGTTCTTCAACATCATCAACTGGGAAGAGGTCGAGCGCCGCTACCAGGCCGCGCGCGGCTGATTTTTCGCGCAGCGCTGATCGTCACGACGCCGGGCATTGCCCGGCGTTGTCGTTTCCGGCCGAGTCGTCGGGTCGTGTGGGCCCGGGGGCGGCAGAGGAGAGCCCGGTTTCCGACAGGAACATGGCTGTCCTCTGCGATGGGGCTCGCCGGATGTCCGGGCGGCCCGCCGCGGCCGCAGGGGGAAGCCCAGCCGGATATCTCCGCGTCCTGCTACCACATCCGGCCGCCGGCCATCCATGGCCGGCTCTGGACATCCCCCTACGTCCGCGGCGGGCCCAGAACCGTCGCTGCGTCCGGAAGAGGTCAACAGCGAACAACGTCAGGCCGTCAGACCGTGGTGGCGGCGACTCTCGACCTGCCGCTGCTGCCGCGCTTTCGCACCTGCCGACCTCGATGTCCGGAAGTGCCGGACGCACGAGCGTGTCAGCGGCAGGCGACGCTGGCACAACCGCTGTTGATTTCCGTGCCGGAGCCGGCGGATGCCCGGGCCCGTCGCGTGTGCACCGGGGGAGCACGCCCCCCGGTGCGCGCGACGGGCAGCGCGAATCCAAACGAGGTGCCGCCCGGCGCGCAAGGACATCCGGCCGCACGCCCCCGGAGTGATCGCCCATCGATGTCCGGTTCGAAATGATGCTGCCCGCGCTTGCGTCCGCCATGCTGCGCGCGCAAAGATCGGCCACCCGTTTTCGATGGAGCACGCATGGAGATCGCGAACCGCAGGGTCGGCACCGTCCACTTCACCCTGCGCGACGAGCAGGGTGCGGAAATCACCAGCACCCGTGGCCACCAGCCGCTGGTGTACCTGCATGGCACCAACAGCATCGCGGCAGGGCTGGAGCAGGCGCTGGAGGGGCGCGCCGCGGGTGACCGCTTCACCGTGACCGTGCCGCCGGAGCAGGGTTTCGGCCCGCGCCACGAGGCGCTGGTGCAGACCGTGCCGCGCGATGTCCTCGACGTGCGCTCGGAACCGGTGGTCGGACAGAAGCTGCAGGCGCAGACCGCACGCGGCCCGCTGGACGTCGTGGTGACCGCGGTGGAGGCCGATTGCGTGCATGTCGATGGCAACCATCCGCTTGCCGGGCGCCCGTTCGTGGCCGACGTCGAAGTGGTCGACGTGCGGCTGGCAACGCCGGACGAGCTGCAGTTCGGGCTTGGTTGATCCTCCCGGCCCATCGGCCCGGTCAGGCACGCCAGCGGCGCAGGCGCGGGCCGCCACCTGCGCGGCGCGTCGGCCTAGAATGTACGCATGCAGACCGACCCCACGCCGCTCGCCAGCCAGTTGCTGATCGCGCTGCCGGCGCTGTCCGATCCGAACTTCGCGCGCGCGGTCGCGCTGATCTGCCAGCACGACGACGACGGCGCCATGGGCGTGATCGTCAACCGTGTCTCCGAGTACACGCTGGGCGACGTGTTCGAACAGATGGACATCACCAGCGAGGACGCGCTGCTGTGCGCGCAGCCGGTGCTGGCCGGCGGCCCCGTGCATCCCGAACGCGGCTTTGTCGTGCACGACGGTACGCGCAGCTGGGATTCGACCCTGCGCATCGGTGACGACCTGCACGTGACCACCTCGCGCGACGTGCTCGAGGCGATGGCGCGTGGCGACGGGCCCGAGCGCGCGCTGGTGGCGTTGGGCTGCGCCGGTTGGGGCGCAGGGCAGCTGGAGTTCGAGCTGACCGAGAACACCTGGCTGACCGTGCCGGCCGACGCCGAACTGCTGTTCGCGGTGCCGCTTGAAGCGCGCTGGAACGCCGCGGCCGATCGCATCGGCGTCGACCTGCAGCGCGTCGCGGACTATTCGGGCCACGCCTGATGTCCACCATCCGGGCCGACGGCACCGTATTCGGTTTCGATGTCGGCGCACGGCGGATCGGCATCGCGGTCGGCAGCCGCTTCGGCCACGGTGCACGTGCGCTTGCGGTCATCGACGTCCATGACGGGCAGCCCGACTGGCATGCGATCGACCGCCTGCGGCAGGAGTGGAAGCCCGACGGCATCATCGTCGGCGATCCGATGACCCTCGACGGCGGCGACCAGCCCATCCGCCGACGTGCCCACCGCTTCGCACGCGAGTTGCGTGCGCGCTACCGCCTGCCGGTGCTGCTGATGGACGAGCGCTCGAGTTCGGTCGAGGCCGCCCAGCGCTTTGCCGAACAGCGTGCCGAAGGGCGCCGCCGGCGCCGCGATGCCGCCGCGCTGGACGCGATGGCCGCGGCCATCATCCTCGAACGCTGGCTGGCCGCACCCGACGATGCGTTCGCACTGCCGGCGGACTGACTCCCTGTGCGCGGCATGTGCCGCCAAATGACGGAACCGATGAACGAACAGCTCGCCCCCGATGGCCGCCTGCGCCACCTGCTCACCCTGGACGGCCTTCCCCGCACTGCGGTGGAGGCGCTGCTCGACCGTGCGCAGGCGATCGTCGACGACGGCGTCGCCGGCGTGCCGCTCGCGGGACAGGCGGTGTGCACGTTGTTCTTCGAGCCCTCGACGCGCACCCGGATGAGCTTCCAGCGCGCCGCGCAGCGGCTGGGTGCCGACGTGCTCGCCTTTGACGCGTCGACCTCGTCGACCACCAAGGGCGAGACCGCGCTCGACACCCTGCGCAATATCGAGGCGATGGGCGTGCGCGGCTTCGTGGTGCGCCATGCCGCCGACGGTGCGGTGGCGGCGCTGGCCGCGGCGGCGGGGCCGGGCACCGCGCTGGTCAATGCCGGTGATGGCCGCAGCGCGCATCCCACGCAGGGGCTGCTGGACATGCTGACGCTGCGCCAGGCCAAGGGGCGCGACTTCTCCGGCCTCAGGGTGGTCATCGTCGGCGACATCCGCCATTCGCGGGTCGCGCGTTCCGACCTGCACGCATTGCGCACGCTTGGCGCCGGCGAGATCCGCGTCTGCGCACCCGCCGCACTGCTGCCGGCCGATGCGACCCTCGACGGCTGCCGGGTCTTCGATGACCTCGATGCCGCGCTCGACGGCGTGGATGCGGTGATGATGCTGCGCCTGCAGCGCGAGCGGATGGAGGAGGGGCTAGTGCCCTCGTTGGAGGGTTACCACCGCGAGTTCGGGCTGACCGCCACACGCCTGCGTCGCGCGCGCGCGGATGCGGTGGTGCTGCACCCGGGGCCGATGAACCGCGGGGTGGAGATCGACGACGATGTCGCCGACGGCCCGCAGTCGCTGATCCTGCGCCAGGTCGCCAACGGCGTGGCGGTACGCGCGGCGGTGCTGGAAGCGCTGCTCGGCTGATTCGCGCGGTGGCGCGACCACGTCCGCAGCCGCGATTCGTGCCGGTCACGGAATGATGCGGCGCGGCCACGGGCGCCGCAGCGGCGGGCGGCCGGGGTATCGTGCGCAACCCTCCCATGTGCGCCCCGCATGTCCGTTCCCGACACCTCGATCCCCGCCCGCGCCGCCGCATCCCCGGCCCACGCGCTCAAACCGCGCCAGCTGGTGATGATGGGCCTGGGCAGCGCGATCGGCGCCGGGCTGTTCCTGGGTTCCGGGGTGGGCATCCAGATCGCCGGGCCGGCGGTGCTGCTGTCGTACCTGATCGCCGGTGCGCTGGTGATCGTGGTGATGCACGCGCTCGGCGAGATGGCCGCGGCCAAACCCGCCAGCGGCGCGTTCTCGGTCTACGCCGAGGATGCGATGGGTGCCACCGCGGGTGCCACCGTCGGGTGGCTGTGGTGGCTGCAGGTGGGGGTGGTGGTGGCCGCCGAGGCGGTGGGCGCGGCCGGCCTGCTGGCGACGATCTGGCCGGGACTGTCGGTGCCGGGGCTGACGCTCACGTTCATGGCGGTGTTCACCGCGATCAACCTGCTCGGCGTGCGCAATTTCGGCGAGTTCGAGTTCTGGTTCGCGATCCTCAAGGTCATCGCGATCCTCGCCTTCATCGCCATCGGCATCGCGCTGGTGATGGGCTGGCTGCCGGCGGTCGCGTCGCCGGGCTTCGCCAACTTCACGGGCCACGGCGGCTTCGCGCCCAACGGGATGATGGGCATCGGTGCCGCGCTGCTGGTGGTGGTGTTCGCGTTCGGCGGCACCGAGATCGTGGCCATCGCCGCGGCCGAGACCGCGGACCCGGCGCGCAGCCTCGCCCGCGCGATCCGCACGGTGGCCTGGCGGATCCTGGTGTTCTATCTGGGCTCGATCGCGGTGATCGTGGCGGTGGTGCCCTGGAACAGTCCGGCGCTGGCATCGCCGTTTGCCGCCGTGCTGGAGACCGCGCGCATTCCCGGTGCGGCCACCGCCATCACCCTGGTCGCGGTGATCGCGCTGCTGTCGGCGCTCAACGCCAACCTCTACGGCGCCTCGCGGATGATCTGGTCGCTGGCGCGGCGCGGCGAGGCCCCGGCGGTGCTGGGCCGCAGCGATCGCCGCATGGTGCCGGTCGCCGCGGTGCTGGCGAGCGTCGCGTTCGGGTTCGCCGCGGCCGCGCTCGAACTGCTGTATCCACAGCGCGTGCTGCCGATGCTGCTCAACATCGTCGGCGCGACCTGCCTGCTGGTGTGGACGATCGCACTGGTGTCGCAGTTGATCCTGCGCCGGCGCGCCGATCGCGCGGGGGTGACGCTGGCGTACCGCATGCGCGGGTTCCCGCTGCCGACGCTGTGCGCACTGGCGATCCTCGGCGTCATCTTCGCGCTGCTGGTCGCTTCGCCCGACACGCGCACGCAGTTCCTGTCGATGGCGGCGCTGACCGCCGCGATCGCCATCGTCAGCGCACTTGCGCGCCGGCATCGCGGACCGGCCTGACGCCGACGGCGCGTGGCAAGGCACTCCAGAGCGCGAAGGGTCGTCCGCCGACGCGGGGAAGGCCTCAGCCGGCAAGCTCCGGCCAGGCGACCACGGCGGACACGTTCAACGCGACCACGATCCAGAACACCGCCTGGTAGGAGCGCTTGCGACTCTTGTGGTGGAGCATGCGCTGGGCGAGCAGGGCGCCCGGCCAGCCGCCGGCAAGCTCCAGGGCGTGCAGATGGATCTCGGGCACGCGCCGACGCCGGCCCTGTGCGGCGCGCTTGTCGGCCGCATACACCAGCCAGGTGATCAGTGACAGCGCGGGCACGCAGACCGCGACCGCGAGCGGCAGGCGGCCTGCGGCCAGCGACCAGGCCAGCAACGCCGCGTAACCTGCGAGGAGCGCCATCGCCGGCGCCCAACCGATCCGCGGCGCATCCGTCGATACCGCGCGCCGTACTGCGCCGCGCCGGCGCTGCGCGACCCGGTCCACGTCCTGCGCGCACCAGCGGCCATCGGCCTGGCGCGACAACCGGAAGCGCACGAGTTCGCCCAGCTCCGGACGGCGGCCGGACCTGCGGTAGTCGCGGATGTGGAAGAACAGCCGGCGATCATCGTCGTGCGGCCGGATGAAGCCGAAACCGCGGGCATCGTCCCACTCGATGACCTTCCCGAGCCCCGGCGCCCCCACCATGTCAGCGCAGCAGCACCAGCGTGGCGAGACCGAGGAAGCTCAGGAAGCCCATGACGTCGGTGACCGCGGTGACCACCACGGTGCCGGCAACCGCCGGGTCGATGCGCATGCGCTTCATCACCAGCGGGACCAGCACCCCGGCGAGCGCCGCCGAGCAGAAGTTGATCACCAGTGCCGCGCCGATCACCAGCGAGAGGTCCCAGTCGCGGAACCACGCCAGCGCGATCAGCCCGACCAGCCCGCCGATCAGCAGGCCGTTGATCAGCGCCACCCGCAGCTCCTTCCACAGCAGGATGCCGGCGTTGCTGCTGCCCACCTGGCCCAGCGCGATGCCGCGCACCATCAGCGTAAGCACCTGCACCGAGGCGTTGCCGCCGATGCCGGCGACGATCGGCATCAGTACGGCCAGGGCGACG from Luteimonas sp. YGD11-2 includes the following:
- a CDS encoding peptidylprolyl isomerase, with the translated sequence MEIANRRVGTVHFTLRDEQGAEITSTRGHQPLVYLHGTNSIAAGLEQALEGRAAGDRFTVTVPPEQGFGPRHEALVQTVPRDVLDVRSEPVVGQKLQAQTARGPLDVVVTAVEADCVHVDGNHPLAGRPFVADVEVVDVRLATPDELQFGLG
- a CDS encoding YqgE/AlgH family protein; its protein translation is MQTDPTPLASQLLIALPALSDPNFARAVALICQHDDDGAMGVIVNRVSEYTLGDVFEQMDITSEDALLCAQPVLAGGPVHPERGFVVHDGTRSWDSTLRIGDDLHVTTSRDVLEAMARGDGPERALVALGCAGWGAGQLEFELTENTWLTVPADAELLFAVPLEARWNAAADRIGVDLQRVADYSGHA
- the ruvX gene encoding Holliday junction resolvase RuvX; the encoded protein is MSTIRADGTVFGFDVGARRIGIAVGSRFGHGARALAVIDVHDGQPDWHAIDRLRQEWKPDGIIVGDPMTLDGGDQPIRRRAHRFARELRARYRLPVLLMDERSSSVEAAQRFAEQRAEGRRRRRDAAALDAMAAAIILERWLAAPDDAFALPAD
- a CDS encoding aspartate carbamoyltransferase catalytic subunit, with protein sequence MTEPMNEQLAPDGRLRHLLTLDGLPRTAVEALLDRAQAIVDDGVAGVPLAGQAVCTLFFEPSTRTRMSFQRAAQRLGADVLAFDASTSSTTKGETALDTLRNIEAMGVRGFVVRHAADGAVAALAAAAGPGTALVNAGDGRSAHPTQGLLDMLTLRQAKGRDFSGLRVVIVGDIRHSRVARSDLHALRTLGAGEIRVCAPAALLPADATLDGCRVFDDLDAALDGVDAVMMLRLQRERMEEGLVPSLEGYHREFGLTATRLRRARADAVVLHPGPMNRGVEIDDDVADGPQSLILRQVANGVAVRAAVLEALLG
- a CDS encoding amino acid permease, whose translation is MSVPDTSIPARAAASPAHALKPRQLVMMGLGSAIGAGLFLGSGVGIQIAGPAVLLSYLIAGALVIVVMHALGEMAAAKPASGAFSVYAEDAMGATAGATVGWLWWLQVGVVVAAEAVGAAGLLATIWPGLSVPGLTLTFMAVFTAINLLGVRNFGEFEFWFAILKVIAILAFIAIGIALVMGWLPAVASPGFANFTGHGGFAPNGMMGIGAALLVVVFAFGGTEIVAIAAAETADPARSLARAIRTVAWRILVFYLGSIAVIVAVVPWNSPALASPFAAVLETARIPGAATAITLVAVIALLSALNANLYGASRMIWSLARRGEAPAVLGRSDRRMVPVAAVLASVAFGFAAAALELLYPQRVLPMLLNIVGATCLLVWTIALVSQLILRRRADRAGVTLAYRMRGFPLPTLCALAILGVIFALLVASPDTRTQFLSMAALTAAIAIVSALARRHRGPA
- a CDS encoding cold shock and DUF1294 domain-containing protein; this translates as MVGAPGLGKVIEWDDARGFGFIRPHDDDRRLFFHIRDYRRSGRRPELGELVRFRLSRQADGRWCAQDVDRVAQRRRGAVRRAVSTDAPRIGWAPAMALLAGYAALLAWSLAAGRLPLAVAVCVPALSLITWLVYAADKRAAQGRRRRVPEIHLHALELAGGWPGALLAQRMLHHKSRKRSYQAVFWIVVALNVSAVVAWPELAG